The Calliphora vicina chromosome 3, idCalVici1.1, whole genome shotgun sequence genome contains a region encoding:
- the LOC135954854 gene encoding structural maintenance of chromosomes protein 2-like, which yields MQFHLKTNIINTLIAILLFFNKFHKTNGNSDPNEFDSTSRDLTGEMDILKNNLRRVNFDLDALHGKLHLQSDMVNTIKTQILNSDTDKDQCETSELFDELDNKLHKVKQNLQKLINENDDTHLDKMDSILQKVKWLKDCGEENDTAQLQDIKTQINQKLQAVDQYIQRLEILEGRFEKLVDPSENDTSIIEYNNNNKLPDLDNIINEINRKLSSQEVQLQQFEEHLSEMQNISSAVETHLKRKKQKSKCLKCALYRLIEMDKSLNITKID from the exons ATGCAGTTTCActtgaaaacaaatattataaatacacTTATCGctattttactgttttttaacaaatttcacaaAACAAATGGAAACAGTGACCCCAATGAATTCGATTCCACGTCCAGGGACTTAACCGGCGAAatggatattttaaaaaacaatctgAGACGAGTTAATTTTGACCTGGACGCATTGCACGGCAA ATTACACCTGCAATCAGACATGGTTAATAccataaaaactcaaattctAAATTCGGACACTGATAAAGATCAATGCGAAACCAGTGAACTCTTTGATGAACTTGATAATAAATTGCATAAAGTTAAGCAGAACCTGCAAAAACTGATAAATGAAAATGATGACACACATTTAGACAAAATGGACTCCATATTACAGAAAGTTAAATGGCTGAAAGATTGTGGGGAAGAAAACGATACTGCACAATTACAAGACattaaaacacaaataaatcaGAAATTACAAGCAGTTGATCAATATATCCAACGTTTAGAGATATTGGAAGGAAGGTTTGAAAAATTGGTGGATCCTAGTGAAAATGATACTTCAATTAtcgaatataataataataataagttacCAGATCTGGATAATATAATCAATGAAATAAATAGGAAATTATCATCGCAAGAAGTTCAGTTGCAGCAATTTGAAGAACACTTAAGCGAAATGCAAAATATTTCTTCGGCTGTTGAAACtcatttaaaaaggaaaaaacaaaAGTCCAAATGTTTGAAATGTGCTCTGTATCGCCTAATTGAAATGgataaatctttaaatataacaaaaattgattAA
- the LOC135955083 gene encoding uncharacterized protein LOC135955083: MNMKITNSIIILILICFLKLIKTETEELNTNPVAEENHNDLFNQIKTIKEILGQLDTDVDKLHKGIGQQADIVYADWRNDAKAEASLNPEIPLNQSEIMENCFNNFNTKLFNLNENTEITLQTHDNLLWNKTEAIFRTIATMNKCLATDSHTKITNILEKLNKYIARCDILKKKVVNFNKQEDVLEQSSKNLSKIMTEISSKLDSQNQYFESLEKQLPVLQAASNTLDDYIIRKNEYHSYQQRCQDTGNCHHRHHSRHSH; the protein is encoded by the exons ATGAatatgaaaataacaaattccataatcattttaatactaatatgttttctaaaattgaTCAAAACGGAGACAGAGGAACTAAATACAAATCCAGTTGCAGAAGAAAATCATAATGATTTATTCAATCAAATCAAAACTATCAAGGAAATTTTGGGCCAACTAGACACGGATGTTGATAAGCTGCACAAGGG TATAGGTCAACAAGCTGATATAGTTTATGCCGACTGGCGCAACGATGCAAAAGCTGAGGCAAGCCTTAACCCTGAAATCCCTCTTAATCAGAGTGAAATAATGGAAaactgttttaataattttaatacaaaattatttaatttaaatgaaaatacgGAAATTACACTCCAAACACATGACAATTTGCTATGGAACAAAACTGAAGCGATTTTCCGAACAATTGCAACAATGAACAAATGTTTGGCTACTGATAGCCACACCAAAATAACCAATATTTTAGAGAAATTGAACAAATATATAGCACGCTGTGATATTTTAAAGAAGAAAGTAgtgaattttaataaacaagaagATGTTCTGGAGCAAAGCTCAAAAAACTTGTCCAAAATTATGACAGAAATCAGCTCAAAGTTGGATTcccaaaatcaatattttgaaagTTTAGAAAAACAATTACCTGTGCTGCAAGCAGCTAGCAACACTTTAGATGACTATATAATTCGGAAAAATGAATACCATAGTTATCAACAAAGATGCCAAGATACGGGAAATTGTCATCATCGACACCATTCTCGACATTCACATTAG